The Sesamum indicum cultivar Zhongzhi No. 13 linkage group LG6, S_indicum_v1.0, whole genome shotgun sequence genome has a segment encoding these proteins:
- the LOC105165711 gene encoding uncharacterized protein LOC105165711 isoform X1: protein MASRKRSISSDADVSDLYKEWDEASCPICMDHPHNAVLLICSSHDKGCRSYICDTSYRHSNCLDRFKKLKEENSDSFSGTSLLPGSSHDSTGTSSGNLDLTNSSPRGELGGHVNHNLTPSIHDVHNDLDERTRELWLPIDLGETDIEKSEEGSNLRCPLCRGKVLGWKVVEEVRNYLNLKSRSCSRESCSFIGNYRELRRHARRVHPTVRPADVDPSRQRAWRRLEDQREYNDIVSTIRSAMPGAVVVGDYVIESGDRRLGERDRNGGAADGGRWLSTLFLFQMIGSLDPGAELRGGRSRVLPRHRRATGTFSRRRYVWGENLLGLRDENDDNEEDEEDEADLNISSNLGDDGPPNRRRRRRLTRASSDEDNHF from the exons ATGGCTAGTAGAAAAAGAAGCATATCAAGTGATGCAGATGTATCTGATCTGTACAAGGAATGGGATGAAGCTTCATGCCCCATATGCATGGATCACCCCCACAATGCTGTGCTTCTTATTTGCAGTTCCCATGACAAGGGATGTCGttcatatatatgtgataCTAGTTATAGGCATTCAAATTGCTTGGATCGATTTAAAAAgctgaaagaagaaaattcagACAGCTTTTCTGGAACCAGTTTGCTACCAGGAAGCTCTCATGATTCGACTGGCACTTCGAGTGGGAATTTGGACCTGACAAATTCTAGTCCCCGTGGGGAACTCGGAGGTCATGTGAATCACAATCTGACTCCAAGCATCCACGATGTTCATAACGATCTTGATGAACGAACACGAGAATTATGGTTACCAATTGATCTTGGAGAAACCGATATAGAGAAGTCAGAAGAAGGGTCAAATTTGAGGTGCCCCTTATGCCGTGGAAAAGTTTTGGGCTGGAAAGTTGTAGAAGAGGTGAGGAATTACCTCAACCTCAAGTCTCGAAGCTGCTCTCGAGAATCATGTTCATTCATTGGTAACTACCGGGAGCTGCGTAGGCATGCTAGAAGAGTTCATCCAACCGTGCGTCCGGCTGATGTTGACCCATCTAGACAGAGAGCTTGGCGTCGCCTTGAAGACCAGAGAGAGTACAATGATATTGTCAGTACCATTCGTTCAGCCATGCCTGGTGCTGTGGTAGTCGGTGACTATGTGATTGAAAGTGGAGATAGGCGATTGGGTGAAAGGGATAGAAACGGAGGTGCTGCTGATGGTGGACGGTGGTTAAGCACCTTATTCTTGTTTCAGATGATTGGTTCGCTGGACCCTGGAGCTGAGCTAAGAGGTGGCAGATCAAGAGTGTTGCCGAGGCATCGTCGTGCTACTGGGACCTTTTCCAGGCGCCGCTATGTCTGGGGTGAAAATCTGTTGGGTCTTAGAGACGAGAATGATGACAACGAGGAggatgaagaagatgaagcGGACCTGAATATATCAAGCAATCTTGGAGATGATGGTCCTCCAAATCGAAGAAGGCGACGTAGGCTAACACGTGCTTCATCGGATGAAG ATAACCATTTTTAA
- the LOC105165712 gene encoding 3-ketoacyl-CoA thiolase 2, peroxisomal, with protein sequence MEKATNRQRILLQHLRPTSSVSHQTSDSSLSPSICLAGDSAAYHRTAAFGDDIVIVAAYRTAICKSKRGGFKDTLPDDLLAAVLKALIDRTNLNPAEVGDIIVGTVLAPGSLRAIECRMAALYAGFPDSVPVRTVNRQCSSGLQAVADVAAFIQAGYYDIGIAAGLESMTVDAMGAIQMVNPKVERFSQARDCLLPMGVTSENVAERYGVTREEQDQAAVISHQRAAAAAASGKFKDEIIPVSTKIVDPTTGEVRPVTISVDDGIRPNTNMKDLAKLKPAFKKNGTTTAGNASQVSDGAGAVLLMKRSLAMQKGLPILGIFRSFAAVGVDPGVMGIGPAVAIPPAVKSAGLELSDIDLFEINEAFASQFVYCCKKLDLDREKVNVNGGAMALGHPLGATGARCVATLLNEMKRRGKDCRFGVISMCIGSGMGAAAVLERGDCVDDLCNARAVSENNFLSKDAM encoded by the exons atggagaaagcCACTAACAGACAAAGAATTCTGCTGCAACATTTGCGACCCACTTCTTCAGTTTCTCACCAGACTTCTGATTCTTCTCTTTCT CCTTCGATATGTTTGGCCGGAGATAGTGCTGCATACCACAGAACAGCTGCTTTTGGAGATGACATTGTCATTGTGGC AGCTTATCGAACTGCCATTTGCAAGTCTAAACGAGGGGGATTCAAAGACACCCTTCCGGATGATTTACTTGCCGCTGTACTAAAG GCGCTGATTGATAGAACAAATCTGAATCCTGCTGAGGTGGGAGATATAATTGTAGGCACAGTTCTTGCTCCAGGTTCGCTGAGAGCTATTGAGTGCAGGATGGCAGCACTATATGCCGGTTTTCCGG ATAGTGTACCTGTCAGGACAGTCAATAGACAATGTTCGTCTGGTCTCCAGGCCGTTGCTGATGTTGCTGCCTTCATACAAGCTGGGTATTATGACATAG GCATTGCTGCTGGATTGGAGTCGATGACAGTAGATGCTATGGGCGCAATTCAAATGGTTAACCCAAAA GTGGAAAGGTTCAGTCAAGCTCGTGACTGTCTTCTTCCAATGGGCGTTACCTCTGAAAATGTTGCAGAACGCTATGGAGTGACCCGCGAAGAACAAGATCAAGCTGCT GTTATCTCTCATCAAcgtgctgctgctgctgctgcatcAGGAAAATTCAAAGATGAAATAATTCCAGTTTCGACAAAG ATTGTTGACCCCACAACCGGTGAGGTCAGGCCTGTTACAATTTCAGTGGATGATGGAATTCGGCCAAACACAAATATGAAAGATTTGGCAAAGTTGAAGCCCGCATTCAAGAAGAATGGAACCACCACTGCTG GGAATGCAAGTCAGGTGAGTGATGGTGCTGGAGCTGTCCTCCTCATGAAACGAAGTTTGGCTATGCAAAAAGGGCTTCCCATTCTTGGCATATTCAG GAGTTTTGCTGCTGTGGGTGTGGATCCTGGTGTTATGGGCATCGGCCCTGCCGTTGCTATTCCACCAGCGGTTAAGTCAGCTGGTCTCGAACTTAGCGACATTGATTTATTCGAGATAAATGAG GCATTTGCTTCCCAGTTCGTATATTGCTGCAAGAAACTGGACCTTGATCGTGAAAAAGTTAATGTCAATGGAGGAGCAATGGCCCTCGGACATCCCTTGGGAGCTACAG GGGCTCGTTGTGTTGCTACACTACTAAATGAGATGAAGCGTCGTGGCAAGGACTGTCGTTTTGGTGTTATATCAATGTGTATAG GTTCGGGCATGGGTGCTGCTGCTGTTCTTGAAAGAGGGGACTGTGTGGACGATCTGTGTAATGCACGGGCGGTGAGTGAGAACAACTTCTTATCAAAGGATGCGATGTGA
- the LOC105165711 gene encoding uncharacterized protein LOC105165711 isoform X3: MDHPHNAVLLICSSHDKGCRSYICDTSYRHSNCLDRFKKLKEENSDSFSGTSLLPGSSHDSTGTSSGNLDLTNSSPRGELGGHVNHNLTPSIHDVHNDLDERTRELWLPIDLGETDIEKSEEGSNLRCPLCRGKVLGWKVVEEVRNYLNLKSRSCSRESCSFIGNYRELRRHARRVHPTVRPADVDPSRQRAWRRLEDQREYNDIVSTIRSAMPGAVVVGDYVIESGDRRLGERDRNGGAADGGRWLSTLFLFQMIGSLDPGAELRGGRSRVLPRHRRATGTFSRRRYVWGENLLGLRDENDDNEEDEEDEADLNISSNLGDDGPPNRRRRRRLTRASSDEDNHF, from the exons ATGGATCACCCCCACAATGCTGTGCTTCTTATTTGCAGTTCCCATGACAAGGGATGTCGttcatatatatgtgataCTAGTTATAGGCATTCAAATTGCTTGGATCGATTTAAAAAgctgaaagaagaaaattcagACAGCTTTTCTGGAACCAGTTTGCTACCAGGAAGCTCTCATGATTCGACTGGCACTTCGAGTGGGAATTTGGACCTGACAAATTCTAGTCCCCGTGGGGAACTCGGAGGTCATGTGAATCACAATCTGACTCCAAGCATCCACGATGTTCATAACGATCTTGATGAACGAACACGAGAATTATGGTTACCAATTGATCTTGGAGAAACCGATATAGAGAAGTCAGAAGAAGGGTCAAATTTGAGGTGCCCCTTATGCCGTGGAAAAGTTTTGGGCTGGAAAGTTGTAGAAGAGGTGAGGAATTACCTCAACCTCAAGTCTCGAAGCTGCTCTCGAGAATCATGTTCATTCATTGGTAACTACCGGGAGCTGCGTAGGCATGCTAGAAGAGTTCATCCAACCGTGCGTCCGGCTGATGTTGACCCATCTAGACAGAGAGCTTGGCGTCGCCTTGAAGACCAGAGAGAGTACAATGATATTGTCAGTACCATTCGTTCAGCCATGCCTGGTGCTGTGGTAGTCGGTGACTATGTGATTGAAAGTGGAGATAGGCGATTGGGTGAAAGGGATAGAAACGGAGGTGCTGCTGATGGTGGACGGTGGTTAAGCACCTTATTCTTGTTTCAGATGATTGGTTCGCTGGACCCTGGAGCTGAGCTAAGAGGTGGCAGATCAAGAGTGTTGCCGAGGCATCGTCGTGCTACTGGGACCTTTTCCAGGCGCCGCTATGTCTGGGGTGAAAATCTGTTGGGTCTTAGAGACGAGAATGATGACAACGAGGAggatgaagaagatgaagcGGACCTGAATATATCAAGCAATCTTGGAGATGATGGTCCTCCAAATCGAAGAAGGCGACGTAGGCTAACACGTGCTTCATCGGATGAAG ATAACCATTTTTAA
- the LOC105165714 gene encoding uncharacterized protein LOC105165714 has product MQPIRSTNLAEAMTGEAPGLSSQWVQQDSLDIIHGSGLPLWKNVNNNVSVQTGEEFSMKFLQECAAARVQSAVRGVAPNYEERVGVVQDRQMVYEELARVLGLRRMDSECGSDITEFASATGSSTHIDNGVYLSNGSTHYRDIGLNGHKPSKSSIEVSNDHANLAPTFPLLSESDSSRSLYSSALGVSDGSQPGKIKLLCSFGGKILPRPSDGKLRYVGGQTRIISIFKNLSWEELVKKTAGMCNQPHTIKYQLPGEDLDALISVSSDEDLQNMIDEYNGAEKPEASQRLRIFLIPLSESETSYTLDVSIVQQSHIDYQYVVAVNGIAGTEPSPQKNYNAQPSDSEIVHLMPNEECNPKYEKIFPFPVHPSENKNAPGVPDLTEFFNESEKLSSSPSLTHVPAQQVDLRNANTTMYKSNSSLVSTEDPLLFSRISTSTPLPAEDSICCAASHHQTPQLAVNLMNSCDPISKNDVIHPNITSQLILKGENLVPQRLEQKSSKFELCSEGGVVLTERAFNSDKPLPQTDNSTDILPRPGDSVSCYPAIPHAFSDSKLQEQGQISAYSSQDGMSQSFSFNSGRPQSSSCRVSAALLEKPVQLKEDVGLITTQLQTTTLILEPIIPVTGVALLNSASGSEGFSKIEPICKDINCNVGKGQMVKEDLRYQNSKMKPHENEFVANFELMNKCDANSSPLSGGNFFCISEAAVVPVSGTCLPSPEQDSQVLLSLAPASSSVGLTPLNDLELEQTQKNYFGKISTVVANGDLESYSSCPNNSEVAGLIHSSQDWSHDNVNYSGLLDGLSNGLVSPEGIPGQSLEGSRDMGCQELRVRGCEDLDRPKVVDNAGWSKIPHNSAILGREVSLLDDDLANHTDYRVEKSDYVGISIEHQKLQDGLLINNIDECEQKPGLVIQDGKYNLSRAQFPSTTVPNVSDAANVEMLSPQTTGAESDLQNLTSEDGNADGHEDELFSDAMIAEMEADIYGLQIIKNADLEELRELGSGTYGTVYYGKWRGTDVAIKRLKKACFSGRSSEQERLTKDFWREARILSNLHHPNVVAFYGVVPDGAGGTLATVTEFMANGSLRTALIKKDKFLDHRKKLIIAMDAAFGMEYLHSKNIVHFDLKCDNLLVNLRDPQRPICKVGDFGLSRIKRNTLVSGGVRGTLPWMAPELLNGSTTRVSEKVDVFSFGITLWEILTGEEPYANMHCGAIIGGIVKNTLRPPIPEQCDPEWRKLMEQCWSAEPEGRPSFTEITYRLRSMSAALQTKGQPNVVRQLKPNISM; this is encoded by the exons ATGCAGCCAATTAGGTCCACTAATCTTGCTGAAGCTATGACTGGTGAGGCACCTGGCCTCAGTAGTCAGTGGGTTCAGCAAGATTCATTGGACATTATACATGGGAGTGGTTTGCCTCTGTGGAAAAATGTCAACAACAATGTATCTGTTCAGACGGGAGAGGAGTTCTCCATGAAATTTCTTCAGGAGTGTGCGGCTGCTAGAGTTCAGTCTGCAGTGCGTGGTGTTGCTCCCAACTATGAAGAGAGGGTTGGAGTTGTCCAGGATCGCCAAATGGTTTATGAGGAGCTTGCACGAGTTCTTGGTTTGAGAAGAATGGATTCAGAATGTGGATCTGACATCACGGAATTTGCTTCCGCCACAGGATCTAGTACGCATATTGATAATGGCGTTTATCTGAGTAACGGAAGCACGCATTACAGGGATATTGGTTTAAATGGACACAAACCTAGTAAGTCTTCAATAGAAGTTAGCAATGACCATGCCAATTTAGCGCCCACTTTTCCATTGTTAAGTGAATCTGATTCCTCAAGATCTTTATATTCCTCCGCCTTAGGAGTTTCTGATGGTTCTCAACCTGGGAAAATAAAGCTTCTTTGCAGTTTCGGCGGTAAAATATTGCCACGGCCAAGTGATGGAAAACTCAGGTATGTGGGGGGACAGACACGCATCATTTCGATCTTTAAGAATCTTTCATGGGAGGAATTGGTGAAGAAAACAGCTGGAATGTGCAACCAGCCTCACACAATTAAGTATCAGCTGCCAGGGGAGGATCTTGATGCCCTTATATCTGTATCTTCTGATGAGGATCTGCAGAATATGATTGATGAATATAATGGAGCTGAGAAGCCTGAAGCTTCTCAACGTCTTCGTATTTTTTTGATTCCTCTCAGTGAATCAGAAACCTCATACACTCTTGATGTCAGCATTGTTCAGCAGAGCCACATTGATTATCAATATGTTGTGGCTGTAAACGGCATTGCTGGTACTGAGCCGAGCCCCCAGAAGAACTACAATGCACAACCTTCTGACAGTGAAATTGTCCATTTGATGCCAAATGAAGAATGCAATCCTAAGTATGAAAAAATCTTTCCTTTCCCCGTGCATccttcagaaaataaaaatgcccCTGGTGTTCCTGATCTGACTGAGTTTTTTAATGAGTCCGAGAAGTTGAGTAGCTCTCCGTCATTGACTCATGTTCCTGCTCAGCAAGTAGATTTGAGAAATGCCAACACAACAATGTACAAAAGCAATTCTTCACTTGTTAGTACCGAAGATCCACTCCTATTCAGCAGAATCAGCACTTCTACACCTCTTCCAGCCGAAGATTCCATCTGCTGCGCTGCTTCTCATCATCAGACCCCTCAGTTGGCCGTGAATTTGATGAACTCATGTGATCCAATTAGTAAAAATGACGTGATCCATCCGAATATAACGAgtcaattgattttaaaagGAGAAAATTTGGTTCCTCAAAGGCTGGAGCAGAAGAGTAGCAAGTTTGAGCTATGCTCTGAGGGTGGGGTTGTACTTACTGAAAGGGCATTTAATTCAGACAAACCTCTCCCTCAAACTGATAATTCGACAGATATATTGCCCAGACCTGGTGATTCAGTTAGTTGTTACCCTGCAATTCCTCATGCCTTTTCTGACTCAAAGCTTCAGGAACAGGGACAGATATCTGCTTACTCTTCTCAGGATGGTATGAGTCAATCATTCTCATTTAACTCGGGGAGACCTCAATCATCTTCTTGCAGGGTATCTGCTGCTTTGCTAGAGAAGCCGGTGCAACTGAAAGAGGATGTAGGCTTGATCACTACTCAGCTTCAAACCACGACACTCATTTTGGAGCCAATTATTCCTGTTACAGGGGTGGCATTGCTGAACTCTGCTTCAGGATCAGAGGGATTCAGCAAAATTGAACCTATCTGCAAGGATATCAACTGTAATGTTGGGAAAGGCCAAATGGTAAAAGAAGATTTAAGATACCAGAACTCAAAGATGAAACCTCATGAGAATGAATTTGTTGCAAATTTCGAATTAATGAACAAATGCGATGCCAACAGTAGTCCTTTAAGCGGCGGtaactttttttgtattagtGAGGCAGCTGTGGTTCCTGTGTCTGGTACTTGTCTTCCCTCACCAGAACAAGACTCTCAAGTTTTGCTCAGTTTGGCCCCTGCATCATCTTCTGTTGGCTTGACACCACTAAATGACTTGGAGTTGGAGCAAAcccaaaagaattattttggGAAAATCTCAACTGTGGTTGCAAATGGTGACCTAGAAAGCTATTCATCTTGCCCCAACAACTCAGAAGTGGCAGGGCTTATTCATAGTTCTCAAGATTGGTCTCATGATAATGTCAATTATTCTGGCCTCCTTGATGGGCTATCTAATGGCCTTGTTTCACCTGAGGGCATTCCGGGTCAATCTCTTGAGGGTTCAAGAGATATGGGCTGTCAAGAACTCAGGGTAAGAGGATGTGAAGATTTGGATAGACCTAAAGTTGTTGATAATGCTGGCTGGAGCAAGATCCCACATAATTCTGCTATACTCGGGAGAGAAGTTTCCCTCCTTGATGATGACTTAGCCAATCATACTGATTATAGGGTTGAGAAGTCAGACTATGTTGGAATTTCTATTGAGCATCAAAAGTTACAAGATGGTCTACTAATTAATAACATCGATGAATGTGAACAGAAGCCTGGTCTTGTTATTCAAGAtggaaagtataatttatcaCGCGCTCAGTTTCCATCAACTACTGTCCCAAATGTATCAGATGCTGCTAATGTGGAAATGTTATCTCCCCAGACAACAGGAGCAGAGAGCGATTTACAGAATTTGACTTCTGAG GATGGCAATGCTGACGGTCATGAAGATGAATTGTTCAGTGATGCAATGATAGCTGAAATGGAAGCTGATATATATGGTCTGCAG ataataaaaaatgctgATCTTGAAGAATTACGAGAGTTGGGATCTGGTACATATGGAACAGTATACTATGGGAAATGGAGAGGAACGGATGTTGCCATCAAAAGACTAAAGAAAGCGTGTTTTTCTGGGAGATCGTCTGAGCAAGAACGGTTG ACAAAAGACTTCTGGAGAGAGGCTCGTATTCTGTCAAATCTGCACCATCCAAATGTTGTTGCATTCTACGGGGTGGTGCCTGATGGTGCTGGGGGCACATTGGCGACTGTAACAGAGTTCATGGCAAATGGTTCACTTAGGACTGCTCTAATTAAAAAGGACAA ATTTCTTGATCATCGTAAGAAGTTGATAATCGCCATGGATGCAGCATTTGGCATGGAGTACTtgcattcaaaaaatattgtccATTTTGATCTGAAATGTGACAATTTGTTAGTTAATCTGAGAGATCCACAGAGACCTATATGCAAG GTTGGAGATTTTGGACTATCAAGAATTAAACGCAACACTCTTGTTTCTGGTGGTGTTCGAGGGACCCTTCCATGGATGGCACCAGAACTGTTGAATGGAAGTACTACCAGGGTATCTGAAAAG GTTGATGTGTTCTCATTTGGCATAACATTGTGGGAGATTCTGACTGGGGAAGAACCTTATGCAAATATGCATTGCGGGGCAATCATTG GGGGAATTGTCAAGAATACTCTTCGTCCTCCAATTCCAGAACAGTGTGATCCTGAGTGGAGGAAACTTATGGAACAATGTTGGTCAGCGGAACCTGAAGGCAGGCCGTCATTTACTGAGATAACCTACAGGTTAAGATCTATGTCTGCCGCACTTCAGACTAAGGGGCAGCCAAATGTGGTCAGACAGTTAAAGCCCAACATTTCTATGTAA
- the LOC105165711 gene encoding uncharacterized protein LOC105165711 isoform X2, giving the protein MASRKRSISSDADVSDLYKEWDEASCPICMDHPHNAVLLICSSHDKGCRSYICDTSYRHSNCLDRFKKLKEENSDSFSGTSLLPGSSHDSTGTSSGNLDLTNSSPRGELGGHVNHNLTPSIHDVHNDLDERTRELWLPIDLGETDIEKSEEGSNLRCPLCRGKVLGWKVVEEVRNYLNLKSRSCSRESCSFIGNYRELRRHARRVHPTVRPADVDPSRQRAWRRLEDQREYNDIVSTIRSAMPGAVVVGDYVIESGDRRLGERDRNGGAADGGRWLSTLFLFQMIGSLDPGAELRGGRSRVLPRHRRATGTFSRRRYVWGENLLGLRDENDDNEEDEEDEADLNISSNLGDDGPPNRRRRRRLTRASSDEGQQ; this is encoded by the coding sequence ATGGCTAGTAGAAAAAGAAGCATATCAAGTGATGCAGATGTATCTGATCTGTACAAGGAATGGGATGAAGCTTCATGCCCCATATGCATGGATCACCCCCACAATGCTGTGCTTCTTATTTGCAGTTCCCATGACAAGGGATGTCGttcatatatatgtgataCTAGTTATAGGCATTCAAATTGCTTGGATCGATTTAAAAAgctgaaagaagaaaattcagACAGCTTTTCTGGAACCAGTTTGCTACCAGGAAGCTCTCATGATTCGACTGGCACTTCGAGTGGGAATTTGGACCTGACAAATTCTAGTCCCCGTGGGGAACTCGGAGGTCATGTGAATCACAATCTGACTCCAAGCATCCACGATGTTCATAACGATCTTGATGAACGAACACGAGAATTATGGTTACCAATTGATCTTGGAGAAACCGATATAGAGAAGTCAGAAGAAGGGTCAAATTTGAGGTGCCCCTTATGCCGTGGAAAAGTTTTGGGCTGGAAAGTTGTAGAAGAGGTGAGGAATTACCTCAACCTCAAGTCTCGAAGCTGCTCTCGAGAATCATGTTCATTCATTGGTAACTACCGGGAGCTGCGTAGGCATGCTAGAAGAGTTCATCCAACCGTGCGTCCGGCTGATGTTGACCCATCTAGACAGAGAGCTTGGCGTCGCCTTGAAGACCAGAGAGAGTACAATGATATTGTCAGTACCATTCGTTCAGCCATGCCTGGTGCTGTGGTAGTCGGTGACTATGTGATTGAAAGTGGAGATAGGCGATTGGGTGAAAGGGATAGAAACGGAGGTGCTGCTGATGGTGGACGGTGGTTAAGCACCTTATTCTTGTTTCAGATGATTGGTTCGCTGGACCCTGGAGCTGAGCTAAGAGGTGGCAGATCAAGAGTGTTGCCGAGGCATCGTCGTGCTACTGGGACCTTTTCCAGGCGCCGCTATGTCTGGGGTGAAAATCTGTTGGGTCTTAGAGACGAGAATGATGACAACGAGGAggatgaagaagatgaagcGGACCTGAATATATCAAGCAATCTTGGAGATGATGGTCCTCCAAATCGAAGAAGGCGACGTAGGCTAACACGTGCTTCATCGGATGAAGGTCAGCAATAG